AAGGAGTGGGGattagtaaaatatataaacCTTAGTCACCCTATAGAAGGGACTTCCAGCTTCTGCTGTCTGTCATCCCACCTTTCTGACTGACATATCCCAATTTAAgcagttaaataaaatattgttaacaGCAGTGGTCAGCATGCTAATCTTAGAACCATTCATAGAACCCAGAGCAGGTcaccatctctccaggccccatccCTCATTTCTGTGATaggaagaaatgcaaatattAGGGGGTTTATGAATCTCTTGCTCAGGATCTGTCTTTTCCCAGGACCCTCCCTAGGTACCACCGACTGTTCCCCACCagatcccatcccccccatctccccactatgtctccagtccccaTTCCTCATTTCTTATTTTGCCTTTCATCATTGCTTCATCTTTATCTAGTTCTTTCTTCAAGGTTTCCTCCTGGTTTGGGCCCTCGCTCCTTGTAGGAgttctctttccccccccccccattttaaaattaatttttattaaaaacatcacgatttacaaagttgtccattttacagttgtttcaagcatttagtgttccaacaccaccagtgtgaccttttcttcaccaatatccccagttttcctcccaatcccaacctttGGCACATTACAAATTTCTTATaggaattcttggggctggagctctaGGACAGCACaaagcctgccttgcacacatccaatctgagtttgatccccagtaccccatatagtcattcgatccctgccaggagtgattcctgagtacagagccaggaattgaccCTGAAttccactgagtgtggctcccacctGCGGAAGAAGAATTAACTGAACTCTATCGAATGCAatattcatgaatttttttttctagtggtaAGTATAGGCTAGGTTATGGTCCAGAAATgagtaataaataacctccaagTCTCAGTTTAGCATAAcaacaagttttatttattttgttttttttttgcataagctGTTTTATTCAATCATTAAACAGCTGCCCAGGAACAAATGAGGGCCCTTGACaccttgggggaaccacatgcaCTAATCTGGGGTCCCACAAACTCCAACTTGTTTCTGAGGGTGAACTTTTCAAGGAAATACTTGCGAAACCCCTCCTAGCAGACCCCCAAGCCTACGCAAGATGGTCAGCCAGTCCCCTATCTCCTGCATGAGCTTCACCTCCTCGTTTAGTAAAGGTCTCAGGAAGGAGCAGAGCTGAGAAACAAAGACAAATGTTCAATTAGAGAACAGCGGGGCTTCATGGAAACCAGATTCACTATGAAATTTACCCAAAGCTAGCAGCCACCCCAGGGAAGGTCTCAGGAGCAGGATTCATGGGTGAGGTTGGGTGGGGGTTTCTTACATGGGGGGTTTTGGTGGCCCTCCCCAGAGCATGCAGCTCCAAGAGGGCTTGGTTAAGTTTCTTCTCCAGGGTCAGGGCGGCTTCCATACCCTCCAGGACTGTCCCCCACAGATCCTGGGAAGGTTTCTGTATTTTGTGGAAGACCAGGTGGTGTCCACGGTCGGTCTGCATACTCATGAGCTTCCAAGCACCCTCATACTTCTCTTTTGACAGTTGGCGGAAGTAGCGACCCACGGGTTCCAGGGCCCCTTTTTCCGGGGTGAAATAGTAGCTCTGTGGAAAAGACGGGGGACAAGGATTAGAGGGAAGACCAATCAAAACCAGAGTATTGGggcacagggtgtgtgtgggggggtcttcCTGGGGTCCCTCACCATAGAGAGGTAAGTATAGGAAGCCCGCAGATACTTGTTAATCAGGTGGTTGACAGCGTCGTCCTCCGCATGAGTGGAATAATTCTGACGAACCCAGGAGTTCATGAGTGAAGCTCAAAAAGCGGGGCTTGCTGCTCGTGGGAAGACAGTAGATGAGAAGATGATTCCTGGCCTGTGAGTGGAAAACAAGATTAAGGTGATTGGAGGCAGACAGACGGGGCACTCCCGCATCAGTTGCGTCCAGACAGACCTGAACCTCCAAGCCGACTGAACGGGGCGAGCAAGGTGGCTTCTTTTATAGCCCCCGACGCCATGGGGCGGGACATTTGGGGAGAGCTGTCCGCTAATTGGTGGACCTTTTGTGGGACTGAAGACTAATGTAGCCAATAAGCATCAGAGTAGAGATTGCatgggacggaggcttttgggctACAAGATTGTGTGGGGATGGAACAGGTTTGGCGCCATGCTAGCCGACTGTCTGTCTTACactctgttctatttcttttcttttcttttttcttttttgctttttgggtcacacccagcgatgctcaggggctactcctggctttgtactcaggaattactcctggcggtgcctggggactatatgggatgccggggatcaaacccgggtcggccgcgtgcaaggcaacctccctacccgctgtgctatcgctccaacccctgttctatttattttgtcttttctcttctgTTCTATTTCTGTGGGGCATAAACTCATTATTTGTTCTTCTGCGCACAACTTCTTGTGTGTTCACACAATATGGAAGCTGGGTCTTCTAAAACAAGTCGCACATGAGATCTTTAGGGACTTTTGTTACTTCATCTTAGGAATGATATGCTATCATTTCCTCAGACTCTAGTGTACAAACACTTCAGGCAACGGCAGAGAGCCATGAATATCCCGGAGCAAGGGTATCCAGAGCCTGTTTTGGGGGCGTGTTCCCAGTTCCACGAGAACGCCATTGTTTACAGGGCTTTCCTCAACCAGAAGAAAAGTCCTGGGGCTCTGCCTGAAAGTGAATTTCTGACTCAAAACCTTGAAGAGGCAAGGAAAGCCTTCCTCCAAACACTCATGTTTTATGATAAAGAAAGACTGTTTGCATGGGAATCCTGTGATACTGACTTGATACTTGATACCGTGACCACCAAGGGAATTCACTAGAGAGTAAATGTGATGGAAGAATGTGGAGGGTGCAGGAGATCGGATCAGGAGAGTATTTTCCACTAATTCCCAAGGTGGAAAACGGGGGACAGAACATGGTTTGGTGTAACATCTGTGTGACCTTGGGAAGGAGATGTCCTTAACAACCCTCTCCCCAGGTCTCCCTCTGACTGTGTCTCTTCAGTGTGGGCAATACGACTCTGTAATGTCCCGGAACAGCTTATACACCTAATTTAGATGCATGGGCTTATTGGTCACCCTACAGACATATTTGCTTAAAGGAATAAGTGATCACTTTTTATGCCCTTATAAAGGCATGTTCAATCCTATTGGTTATCTCTCAACCCCACCCACTATCATTTGCATACACACCTCATAGGTTGTTCCAATCAGATGACCTAATCCAAAGTAACCAATCAAATAACAGTATTTACTACGAGGGGTAAATTCGTGCTTACGAGGGTAAGCAAGGTATATAAACCTAGGTCACTCACTAGACTAGACCACCGGTTGCTTCCTCAGTTTTGTTACCTGTTTGCCTGTCTTCCTATCTGTAGATAATATCAACAGAGATGTTAAAAGAGCTGAAACAGTGTCTCTGATGGTCCTGGGATAATCTTACAGGCAATTCACAAGAATCCAAAGCAGGTCCCAACATTGAAGGTTAAATGTGATTACAAATGAACAGCCACTAATGCACAGTAGGTTCTCAACAAAGTCAGCACATCATCCTTCACTCTGAGGTCTGTCCTTTCCTGATGGACCTCTTGAAGCTCCAGACCTCCACTACTTAAAGCCTAGTTAAATATCCCTCATTGTGGGTAGGGATAGATCATTCCTGGCTGATTTGCCAGTGTTCTAAGGAGTACTATTGTTACAGCAGGTTGGGATCATGTCTGGGTTCCTATGGATAGTGTAATCACTGGAACACTTAATTATTAtagcttatttgtttatttaagttGGAATGACTGCAGAAACAGTTGCTGTGTGTTCTTGAAAGCAActcttctcacacacacaaacatcacCAAACCTCCACTACCCATTCTACAGTTACCTGCATTTATATATTCTATCTCCCCATCCCTCTCAAGTTTCTGGTATCTTATTGGCTGCCCAGAAACCTGGCCACCAATGGTCAATCAGATTGCCCATAGACTAACTGAAATTCCCAACTGCCATAACTGTCACTTCTCCCCTACAATGGACTGAGATCTGCAGCCTTTAATTCTATTTAGTTTAAAAGAGAGGCCATTTGGACCGGAAttatagtaaagcaggtaggaaatttgccttgcacatggccaacctgggttctatccccggcatcccttgagcactgccagaagtaattcctgagtgcagaaccaggagtaacccctgagaaccaccagatctgacacaaaaagcaaatttttttttaattttaaaaagaccatTTAGATTAAGGATGAGGAACTAACTGAAAGCCCCCCTTCAGTTTTGCCTTTCttggcccctctcccccaaaagttgggggccacacccaatggtgttcatggcttattcctggttctgaactctgggatcacttctggcagggcttggggttctCTAGattgtgctgggaattaaacacaagttggccatatgcaagacaagcatattacccgctgtaccatctctctggccttggctCTCCTCCATCTTTGCATCATCTTAATCTGCTACCCCCTTAAGGTTTCCTCCCAAACTTGCCCCTCAATATTTACTCTAATATTGTATGTAGGTGCATGACCAACCAATTAACTGTGGTCAGATGTAAATGAGTAACTTGTTAGTAGAACATATTGTTACGGTGCAGTAATAATCTCCAACAGTCATGGAGCATAATAGCaaactttttattctattttgatttttgggtcacacccagctatgttcggggcttactcctggtttaaaacattattttgccTCATGAGATTCTGGAGGCTGTAGTTTTTGATGTCTTATGGGTTGAGTAGGCAAATCCCTAATGCATTCTCCCCAGGCCTAAAAGAAAGTCCATGGTTTTTTTGGCTGAAAGTAAGAGGCTGTCTGAAATTCTTGCATTCAGGAAGACCTCTGGCGTCATCTTCTCTTGAGACAGATACTggtattttatttcctgaatcaATAGACTTGGTTTACATGGTGATCCTGTGGTACTGATTTGGAGGGAAATGCAAGAGAACCCGGCATCAAAGGATCCACTAGATTATAAATTTAGTGGATGAATGagatgagagggagggaaaacatttcctttttttttttttgctttttgggtcacacctggcgatgcacagagggttactcctggctctgcactcaggaattacctctagtggtgctcgggggaccatatgggatgctgggaatcgaacccggattgtccgcgtgcaaggcaaacgccctacccgctgtgatattgctccagcccctacatttccTGAAGCAGACACCTGTGAGCAGTTCCATGGTTTGGGACCTCACCTTGGCGAGGAGTAAGTAGTACGTAATAGGCGTCCTTCAGAGCTCTCTCCCCAGGCTTCCCTCAGTCTTAGTCTCCTCAGGGATGGGAGGCACCAGGATCTGGTTAAGTTAGGGAGCAAGCAAGCAGGAAGGGACTGTAAAAGGGGGAAAGACCAGGCCATTGATAGAGCCTATGACATGCTTTAATTTCCAtatgtgaggggccggagcgatagcacagcgggtagggcgtttgccttgcacacggccgacccgggttcaatccccagcatcccatatggtcccccaagcactgccaggagtaattcctgagtgcaaagccaggagtaacccctgagcatcgctgggtgtgacccaaaaagcaaaaaaaaagaaaatttccatatGTGATTTGATTGGTCGCCCAACTGACCTAATTTGCATGAGGGTTGAGATCATCTTTCTTGCCTTTATAAGGGCAACTATAATCTGATTGGTCATCCTAAAATCACCACATATTCATTTGCCTACATAAGCAGAACGGTTTAACAAATCAGCAGAAACTacttaggaggggctggagtgataacacagctggtaaggcgtttACCTTTCTCGTagcagaccggggttcgattcccagcatctcatatggtcctcgagcaccgTGCACCGCtaggagtatttcttgagtgcagagcctggagtaacccctgtgcatcgccgggtgtgagccaaaaagcaaaaaaaaaaaaaaaaaaaaaaaaagaaataaataaactactaAGGAGTGTGGATAT
This Sorex araneus isolate mSorAra2 chromosome 8, mSorAra2.pri, whole genome shotgun sequence DNA region includes the following protein-coding sequences:
- the LOC101537872 gene encoding ferritin light chain-like encodes the protein MNSWVRQNYSTHAEDDAVNHLINKYLRASYTYLSMSYYFTPEKGALEPVGRYFRQLSKEKYEGAWKLMSMQTDRGHHLVFHKIQKPSQDLWGTVLEGMEAALTLEKKLNQALLELHALGRATKTPHLCSFLRPLLNEEVKLMQEIGDWLTILRRLGGLLGGVSQVFP